GCGTGTTGTCGGGCATCCGGCCGAAGTCGACGTTCGCGGCTCCCACGTAGGTCGTGAGCATGTCGCGGGCCGTCAGGCACGCGGAGCCCGCCTGATAGACGGAGACCTGCCCGTACTGCCGCGGCGTGGTATCCCCATAGATGATGGAGATCCGGGCGTTCCGGCCGTTGATCCGGGAGATCAGCGCCCCCACGTCGGCCCCGCTGGCATGGTCCGTGACCGTGTACCCGCCCGCCAGCTCGAAATCGTAGACCCACCCCTCGGCCAGGGAATTCAACATGTCGTTGGTGTTCACGCCCACGAGCTGGGCGGGCCGGGAGACGAAGTTGTTGTTTTCGCCCCACCCCAGCGTGAGGGTGTCGGGAATCGTGATGTCGGCGATGACGTGCTTCACTCCGGTGAAGGGGCTGAAGGCGACGACCAGGATCGTGAAGTTGGTGACGTCGATGGTGATCGGATAGTCGGAGACGTTCATCAGGCGGAACGAGCCCGTCACCTTCCCGTCGTTCTCGCCGACGGTGACGATGTTGTTCTCCTTGAGCGTCCGGAGGTTCGAGAATCGCGTCTCGATGTCGCGCGTCGTCTCGCGCGTCCAGGCGTAATTGCGGTTCCGCTGCGTCTCGAAGACGACGTTCACGTCGCTCAGCGAGAAGAAGGGCTTCTTGAGCTTGAGGCCGAAGCCCAGCTTGATCCCTCCGGGGGTGCTGAACTTGCTGATGATCTCGAGCGCTTCCTTCACCGCGGTCTTGATCTGGACGTTGTCCTGGTGGAAGCTCTGGATCTCGGTCAGGATTTCGGTGCTGTTGTTGTAGTGGTAGGTGATCGAGGGCTCGATCTTGGTGTCGAACTCGGCGGTGATCCGCGCGCGATCCGCCACGTACGCGCCCGAGCGCTCCGGCCGATCGTCGGTGGGGACGGTCGCGTCGGTGAAGCCGTCCCCGTCGAAGTCGCCGTCCAGAGGAGGAGTGCACATGACGTTGGTCGATTCCAGGCCGGCGATCCCCTGCGTCCTCCAGCGGCTCGGAGGGAGGGAGAGGGGCGTCGGCATCACGGGCCCGGATCCCGAGGCGCCCGAGCGCTCCTCGTTCAGAGCCTCGACATACTCGTCATAGGGGATGGCCTTCTTGAAGACCCTCTTGATCTCCGTCTCTCCCGTGGGGAGCTTCTCGGTGGTGACGCGGTAAGCCCTCTGGGCCAAGCTGAGGCGCGGCGGCTTGGCGCGGGTCTCGGCGCGCGGCCGGGCGGCGACGAAGCCGAGCGCCAGCAGGATCAATGCGAGGAACGCGGCCGGGTAGATCGCACTCCGGTGAACTCTCATCTTTCCCCTCCCTGGGGGCCGGCGCACTCCGGCGCGGGAGCCGGTCCGGAGGCGCGGCCTGTTTGCTCTCGCCGGAGGATCAACGGACAAAAAACGCCGCTGCGCCTCTCGGCGGCCCTCCCGGGGGAGGGCTCGGCCGGCGACGAAGGGGAGTCGGGAGAGGAGATTCAAGGATCGTTTCAATGCGCTGAGGGGAGGATTTCATGGGCATCGCCAAGACGTCAGCGTGGTGCTGCCTGCTCGGCCTGCTTGCCGGATGGGCTCTGGCGGTTGCCGCCGCGCCGGCTCCTGAAAGGAAAGGATTCGCCCGCCGCCGCGATCCAGGGCGCCGAGACGACGCTCCCGAAGCTCCTGGCCGAGGTTCACCAGCTGCGGGTGGTGCTGCAGCGCGCGACGCTCGCCAACACCCGGTTCCAGATGGCGATCGAGCGGATGAGGATCCAGCAGGCGCACGTCCGCTCGGAGCTGGCCAATCTGGAGGATGCGAAAGCGGGCACGATCGACCGCCCGAAGGACCGCCGAGGAGCACTCGAAGCTCGAGACCGGGCCGGAGCAGCACAGCCTCGAGGAGGAAGCCAAACGGATCAAGCAGGCGGTGGCCTCCATCGAGCGTGAGCTTCAGGGACGGCGCGGCCGCGAGGCGGAGCTGATCGCGCGCCTGCAGCAGGAAGAAAATCGGCTCGAGGACCCGGATCACCAGCTCGACGCGCTGACCGCTGAAGGATCAATCCTCCGTCCGGTGATGGCGCCCTCAATAGGACAGGAGCGCGGGTGCGCCGTTCGAAGAGGGGCCGCCGCAGCGGGGCGGCGCGTCCGGGCCGTCCGCCGACAGGAGATTGGCGCGGGAGAGCCTCTCCGGAAGATCGGCGATGCCGAACGCCGCCAGCGCCACCACCAACGCCGAGTGCTGGATCGCCTCCAGATCGAGCGCGTCCAACGTGTCGAACTCGGTGTGGTGCGTGCGTGCATAGTCGGCCCGGCCCTCCTGCTCGAAGATGAAGGCCGGCACGCCGGCGCGCAGGAAGACCGTGTGGTCGCTGGCGCAGCCGCCCGCGCCCGCGTTCGGGGCTTGCCGCGCGCAGGCCGACGAGCCGCAGGGAGCTTTCCCTAAGCCCGGCGCCTCGGAGCACGAGGGGCCGGGAGGGGCGTCGGCCCGCGGCGCCGTCGCGCACGAGGCTTTCGAAGCCTTGGTGCAGGATGGCTCGGGGGGCCGCGCGCCCGCGCGTTCGCTCGCGCCGGAGTCGCCCGCCGGGCGGCAGGAAGAGCCGGTCTCGCGGGAGTGGGTGGCGCCGTCGCTGCAGCAGTCCGACGGGAGCGCGAATGAAGCGACGGTGGTCAACGTGAAGCTCCGCGAGGCGTCGAGGCGGGACAGCACGGCAAGGGCCTCGGAGAGATCGGGGCGCATCGCCTCCGTGGCGACGAGCCCGGAGATCGGGTTGGTTCCGGCATCCATGTTGAGAAAGGCCGAGGTCTTCGCGAGCACCTCGGGGTGGCTCTCCACGTACGCCTTCGCCCCCAACAGCCCCTGCTCCTCGCCCGTGAAGAGGATGAAGCGGATCGTCCGCGCCGGCCTCACGCCCGAAGCCCGCAACGACCGGGCGGCCTCGAGGATCGCCGCGCACCCCGCGGCATTGTCGGTCGCGCCTTGGGCGAAGTCCCAGGAATCCAGGTGCGCCCCGACGAGCACCAGCTCGTCGGACTTGGCGCTGCCGCGAATCTCGCCCACCACGTTGTGCACCGCCAGCGCCCGCGGCCCCGGCCGCTTGGCGAAGCCCTTGCCCGCCTGGTAGACGCCCCACTTCTCGAGGCGGACGTTCTCCAGACCCATCCGCTCGAATTCGTCGCGCGCCCAACGCTCGGCGATCGCCAGGTTCTTCGTGCCGGTGAGCCGCGGCCCGATCTCGCCCGCCAGATGCCGCGCGAAGGTCCCCGCGCTGGCGCCGCCCCGGGCGGCGGCCACGATGCGCTCCCTATCCGCCGCCGGCGCCATGCCTCCCGAAGCTTCGAGCCGATTCGCCGCGCCGGCGACCAGGAGCAGCAGTGCCGTCGCCAGTTCCATCCTTCTCCGCATCGGTCCTCCTTGTCTCGTCGAGTCGTTGATCGGCCAACCCTCCGGAACCGCTGGGACGAGCTTCCCCGCCGCCGACTCATGCGTCGGATGCGCGCCCCACGATGAGGGGAAAGTGCTGTTATTTACGGGGTTTCGTCGCCCGCACGAAAGCGCTCATGAACGCGCCGTCAAGCCGCGCGAGGGTTTCCGGATCGGGCGCCGCCTTGGCCGTGATCGCTTTGGCGTCCCGCGCGGTGTAGACGCGCGTCGGCACGACCTCGACGTCCTCGAAGCCCGCCTGGCGCAGAAGATCGCGATACGTCCACTCCTCCAAGGCGCCGGCGACGCAACCGGCCCACAGCTCCGCGTTGCGGCGTATCTCGG
The genomic region above belongs to Candidatus Polarisedimenticolia bacterium and contains:
- a CDS encoding M20/M25/M40 family metallo-hydrolase; amino-acid sequence: MRRRMELATALLLLVAGAANRLEASGGMAPAADRERIVAAARGGASAGTFARHLAGEIGPRLTGTKNLAIAERWARDEFERMGLENVRLEKWGVYQAGKGFAKRPGPRALAVHNVVGEIRGSAKSDELVLVGAHLDSWDFAQGATDNAAGCAAILEAARSLRASGVRPARTIRFILFTGEEQGLLGAKAYVESHPEVLAKTSAFLNMDAGTNPISGLVATEAMRPDLSEALAVLSRLDASRSFTLTTVASFALPSDCCSDGATHSRETGSSCRPAGDSGASERAGARPPEPSCTKASKASCATAPRADAPPGPSCSEAPGLGKAPCGSSACARQAPNAGAGGCASDHTVFLRAGVPAFIFEQEGRADYARTHHTEFDTLDALDLEAIQHSALVVALAAFGIADLPERLSRANLLSADGPDAPPRCGGPSSNGAPALLSY